From Mauremys mutica isolate MM-2020 ecotype Southern chromosome 17, ASM2049712v1, whole genome shotgun sequence, one genomic window encodes:
- the LOC123351632 gene encoding 40S ribosomal protein S19, with amino-acid sequence MPGVTVKDVNQQEFVRALAAFLKKSGKLKVPEWVDTVKLAKHKELAPYDENWFYTRAASTARHLYLRGGAGVGSMTKIYGGRQRNGVMPSHFSRGSKSVARRVLQALEGLKMVEKDQDGGRKLTPQGQRDLDRIAGQVAAANKKH; translated from the exons ATGCCCGGGGTCACGGTGAAAGACGTGAACCAGCAGGAGTTCGTCAGGGCCCTGGCCGCCTTCCTCAAGAA GTCAGGGAAGCTGAAGGTGCCCGAGTGGGTGGATACGGTCAAGCTGGCCAAGCACAAGGAGCTGGCCCCGTACGACGAGAACTGGTTCTATACCAGAGCAG CTTCCACAGCCCGGCACCTGTACCTCCGTGGTGGTGCCGGCGTCGGCTCCATGACCAAGATCTATGGGGGCCGGCAGCGCAACGGCGTCATGCCCAGCCACTTCAGCCGCGGCTCCAAGAGCGTGGCCAGGCGGGTGCTGCAGGCCCTGGAGGGGCTGAAAATGGTGGAGAAGGATCAGGACGG AGGTCGCAAACTCACCCCCCAGGGACAGAGAGATCTGGACAGAATCGCCGGCCAG GTGGCAGCTGCAAACAAGAAACATTAA
- the LOC123351872 gene encoding adenosine receptor A1-like — MDLSLGFVVLEGLLALAVVGTNLLVCAALCLHRELRSVTNCLVACLALADLGVGALAIPFSMVLSLELTLCFYTCLFLACFPLVTTQFSVLLLLLIALNAHLKIRLPSSYAVHVRKGRVLGAVGLCWLLSLLIGLSPMMGWNRLGRYVEGNRTLAASFAAERVPVVLIAREQPYGGFLSKVYPGVRAAPPYSQLHDDHLGRCSFTSVFTPEYLVYFVFFACTLLPLGALLGIYADLFRLVREHFLAQPLRAARRGELHMARTLLLLLGIFCLCWIPLHVIYCVRLLCPGCRSYAALDRLAVLLSHLNSLANPLVYAMRKKDFGRALRSVLLRYVPCCSGAKVQPQGRSGRR, encoded by the exons ATGGATCTGTCCCTCGGCTTCGTCGTTCTGGAGgggctcctggccctggccgtGGTGGGCACCAACCTGCTGGTGTGCGCCGCGCTCTGCCTGCACCGGGAGCTGCGGAGCGTCACCAACTGCCTGGTGGCCTGCCTGGCGCTGGCCGACCTGGGCGTGGGCGCCCTGGCCATCCCCTTCTCCATggtgctcagcctggagctcaccCTCTGCTTCTACACCTGCCTCTTCCTCGCCTGCTTCCCGCTGGTCACCACCCAGTTCTccgtcctcctgctgctgctcatcGCGCTCAACGCCCACCTGAAAATCCGGCTGCCCAGCAG CTACGCTGTGCACGTGAGGAAGGGCCGGGTGCTGGGCGCCGTGGGCCTGTGCTGGCTGCTCTCGCTGCTCATCGGCCTCTCCCCCATGATGGGCTGGAACCGCCTGGGGCGCTACGTGGAGGGGAACCGGACGCTGGCCGCCAGCTTTGCCGCCGAGCGAGTCCCCGTGGTCCTCATCGCCCGCGAGCAGCCCTACGGCGGCTTCCTCTCCAAGGTGTACCCGGGCGTGCGCGCGGCGCCCCCCTACAGCCAGCTGCACGACGACCACCTGGGGCGCTGCTCCTTCACCTCCGTCTTCACCCCCGAATACCTGGTCTACTTCGTCTTCTTCGCCTGCACGCTGCTGCCCCTGGGCGCCCTGCTGGGCATCTACGCCGACCTCTTCCGGCTGGTGCGCGAGCACTTCCTCGCCCAGCCGCTGCGGGCGGCCAGGCGCGGGGAGCTGCACATGGCGcgcaccctcctcctcctgctcggCATCTTCTGCCTCTGCTGGATCCCGCTGCACGTCATCTACTGCGTGCGGCTCCTCTGCCCCGGCTGCCGGAGCTACGCGGCCCTGGACCGCCTGGCCGTGCTGCTGTCCCACCTCAACTCCCTGGCCAACCCGCTCGTCTACGCCATGAGGAAGAAGGACTTCGGGCGGGCGCTCAGGTCCGTCCTCCTCCGCTACGTCCCCTGCTGCTCCGGCGCCAAGGTTCAGCCCCAGGGCCGCAGCGGCCGAAGATAA
- the LOC123351636 gene encoding guanylate-binding protein 1-like, which produces MEQPVCLVANPADGELEVTEEALEALRGVDQPVVVVAVAGLYRTGKSYLLNQLAGRRTGFSLGSTIQSHTKGIWMWCLPHPHPRWAGHTLVLLDTEGLGDVEKGDTKNDAWIFALAVLLSSTLVYNSKGTIDQFAMDQLHFVSEISTRIRTKAQAEDGFEDDTQYSRFFPKFIWAVRDFTLELKLNGREVTEDDYLENALARRKGFTKEVTQHNLPRDCLRNYFPSRKCFVFVPPVAGEEMNRLCTLPDSALHPHFLAQAASFREHVLRESQVKTVPGGQPVTGRLFGALVQSYVGTIRSGQVPCLDNAVTAMAAMENEAALREALAHYAAGMGGLRLPAELGELSAAHGTCEGDALRLFMQRSFKDEGYTYQKRLMEAMKESYGRLLGQNEAASKDSCRALLETLSAAMRKQLGDGVYSQPGGYELYLRDRNQVVEDFRKTPNKGVKAEEVLEQFLATKESEAESVLNVDKKMTEAEKDLATQRQKAELLEQQRKAAEEKRLQTEQLMKDQERSHQENVKQLEAKMAEEAAHAKQEAERALQSKLTEQEAMLQQGFKEMAQMLGEEIAELRKEITRSKEQELLNTAKVLAKALTMAYEAWGRGDEDVPLPPGARPARDPGGGYNPGWQQRL; this is translated from the exons ATGGAGCAGCCCGTGTGCCTCGTCGCCAACCCGGCCGACGGGGAGCTGGAGGTGACGGAGGAGGCGCTGGAGGCCCTGCGCGGCGTGGATCAGCCCGTGGTGGTGGTGGCCGTGGCCGGGCTGTACCGCACCGGCAAGTCCTACCTCCTGAACCAGCTGGCCGGCAGGAGAACGG GGTTCTCGCTGGGCTCCACCATCCAGTCGCACACCAAGGGCATCTGGATgtggtgcctgccccacccccacccgcgcTGGGCCGGCCACACCCTGGTGCTGCTGGACACCGAGGGGCTGGGCGACGTGGAgaag GGCGACACCAAGAACGACGCGTGGATCTTCGCGCTGGCCGTGCTGCTCAGCAGCACCCTGGTCTACAACAGCAAAGGGACCATCGACCAGTTCGCCATGGACCAGCTGCA CTTTGTGTCTGAGATCAGCACCCGCATCCGGACGAAAGCCCAGGCCGAGGATGGCTTTGAGGACGACACTCAGTACTCCCGCTTCTTCCCCAAGTTCATCTGGGCGGTTCGGGATTTCACGCTGGAGCTGAAGCTCAACGGGCGGGAGGTGACGGAGGACGACTACCTGGAGAACGCGCTCGCCAGGCGGAAGG GTTTCACGAAGGAAGTGACCCAGCACAACCTGCCCCGCGACTGCCTTCGCAACTACTTCCCCTCCCGCAAGTGCTTTGTCTTCGTGCCGCCCGTGGCGGGGGAGGAAATGAaccggctctgcacgctgccggACAGCGCCCTGCACCCGCACTTCCTCGCGCAGGCCGCCAGCTTCCGCGAGCACGTCCTCCGGGAGTCGCAGGTCAAGACCGTCCCCGGAGGGCAGCCCGTCACCGGCCGAC TGTTCGGCGCCTTAGTGCAGAGCTACGTGGGCACCATCCGCAGCGGGCAGGTGCCCTGCCTGGACAACGCGGTGACCGCCATGGCCGCCATGGAGAACGAGGCGGCCCTCAGGGAGGCGCTGGCTCACTACGCGgccgggatgggggggctgcggCTGCCGGCGGAGCTGGGCGAGCTCTCGGCGGCGCACGGGACGTGCGAGGGGGACGCCCTGCGGCTCTTCATGCAGCGCTCCTTCAAGGACGAGGGTTACACGTACCAGAAGCGGCTGATG GAGGCGATGAAGGAAAGTTACGGGCGGTTGTTGGGCCAGAACGAAGCTGCGTCCAAGGACTCCTGCCGCGCCCTGCTGGAGACGCTCTCAGCCGCCATGCGGAAGCAGCTCGGCGACGGGGTTTACTCCCAGCCCGGTGGGTACGAGCTCTACCTGAGAGACCGGAACCAGGTGGTGGAAGATTTCCGCAAGACCCCCAACAAAGGAGTCAAG GCGGAGGAGGTACTGGAACAGTTCCTGGCCACCAAGGAGAGCGAAGCAGAATCAGTCCTCAACGTCGACAAAAAGATGACTgaagcagaaaaggacctggcca CCCAGAGGCAGAAGGCggagctgctggagcagcagcGGAAGGCGGCGGAGGAGAAGCGGCTGCAGACGGAGCAGCTGATGAAGGACCAGGAGCGCAGCCACCAGGAGAACGTGAAGCAGCTGGAGGCCAAGATGGCGGAGGAGGCGGCTCATGCCAAGCAGGAGGCGGAGCGGGCGCTGCAGAGCAAGCTGACGGAGCAGGAGGCCATGCTGCAGCAGGGCTTTAAGGAAATggcccagatgctgggggaggagATCGCCGAGCTGAGGAAGGAAATAACCCGTTCCAAAGAGCAGGAGCTTCTCAACACGGCCAAAGTCCTAGCTAAGGCTCTCACGATGGCCTATGAGGCGTGGGGCCGCGGCGATGAagatgtccccctccctcccggcgcCAGGCCGGCGAGAGACCCGGGCGGCGGGTAcaaccccggctggcagcagcggCTGTAA